One part of the Methylobacterium mesophilicum SR1.6/6 genome encodes these proteins:
- a CDS encoding MarR family winged helix-turn-helix transcriptional regulator, which translates to MSSPTAAQSGAEPSQTGQAAVDQATRQERQRLDNQLCFAVYAAAHAFGRAYRNLLGRYELTYPQYLVLLVLWEQDGLSVKEIGTRLFLDSGTLTPLLKRLEASGRVRRARDRVDERQVSIFLTPDGLKLRDVLACIPDDAGGLTGLSLEGRKTLLDDLVNLRRGLQDGLLAD; encoded by the coding sequence ATGTCGAGTCCGACGGCTGCGCAGAGCGGCGCCGAGCCGAGCCAGACGGGGCAGGCCGCCGTCGATCAGGCCACCCGGCAGGAGCGGCAGCGCCTCGACAACCAGCTGTGCTTCGCCGTCTACGCCGCGGCCCACGCATTCGGCCGCGCGTATCGCAATCTCCTCGGTCGCTACGAACTGACCTATCCACAATATCTTGTTCTGCTCGTGCTGTGGGAGCAGGACGGGCTGTCGGTGAAGGAGATCGGCACCCGCCTCTTCCTCGATTCCGGCACGCTGACCCCGCTGCTGAAGCGCCTGGAGGCCTCGGGACGGGTGCGACGCGCGCGTGACAGGGTCGACGAGCGCCAAGTCAGCATCTTCCTGACACCGGACGGACTGAAGTTGCGCGACGTTCTAGCCTGCATCCCGGACGATGCCGGCGGACTGACCGGGCTGAGCCTGGAAGGCCGCAAGACCCTTCTTGACGATCTTGTGAACCTGCGGCGCGGCCTTCAGGACGGCCTGCTCGCCGATTAG
- a CDS encoding DUF6894 family protein, whose translation MPRYFFHTQIGEDLITDPAGIELRDPDEAWEKARATIRAALRTPEDQARLMTACLVVTDAADEVVLEFPFSEAVSLPSPGDPTLN comes from the coding sequence ATGCCGCGCTATTTCTTCCACACCCAGATCGGCGAGGATCTCATCACCGACCCCGCCGGCATCGAACTCCGCGATCCGGATGAGGCTTGGGAGAAGGCCCGCGCCACGATCCGCGCCGCCCTGCGCACGCCCGAGGATCAGGCTCGCCTGATGACGGCGTGCTTGGTCGTCACCGATGCCGCGGACGAGGTGGTGCTGGAGTTTCCGTTCAGCGAGGCCGTCTCGCTGCCGTCGCCGGGAGATCCGACGCTGAATTGA
- a CDS encoding c-type cytochrome: MRSLVLGAVLAVLIPLSAQAQEAGDAAAGEKAFAPCKACHNFQKNGVGPDLKGVVGRKAGTYEGYSYSAALKNSGITWDEANLHEWLKNPKAKVPGTKMIFQGYPDDKKINDVIAYLKTQS; encoded by the coding sequence ATGCGTTCACTCGTTCTCGGCGCCGTCCTCGCCGTCCTGATCCCGCTTTCGGCGCAGGCCCAGGAGGCCGGAGACGCGGCCGCCGGCGAGAAGGCGTTCGCCCCCTGCAAGGCGTGCCACAACTTCCAGAAGAATGGTGTCGGCCCGGATCTCAAGGGCGTCGTCGGCCGCAAGGCCGGCACCTACGAGGGCTACAGCTACTCCGCGGCGCTGAAGAATTCCGGGATCACCTGGGACGAGGCCAACCTGCACGAGTGGCTGAAGAACCCGAAGGCGAAGGTCCCGGGCACCAAGATGATCTTCCAGGGCTACCCCGATGACAAGAAGATCAACGACGTGATCGCCTACCTCAAGACGCAGTCCTGA
- a CDS encoding UbiA family prenyltransferase — MSLEQLTTAQARSDKTPLCVDLDGTLIHGDLLYEAVFAALKRSPGAAFELLGAMLQGRLAVKHVLARVAPFDPALLPYRTDLVEYLRQERAMGRPIHLVTASPRAWAEQVAAHIGIFDAVYGSESVNLKGAAKARFLAESHPDGYDYIGDAKADLHVWQGSRRVLRAGRGTRLQLADAKTSHRDFPTNVFPPFPLLRAMRPHQWLKNLLIFLPLCASHQIDNLGLVIDSAFAFIAFSLTASATYLFNDLLDIPSDRAHPRKRTRPFASGALSIPVGVAAGAILFGVALVIAAMTGVGFLAVLICYILLTVAYSVRLKLSMLIDVFTLATLYSARVVAGGAATGVPLSIWLLAFSMFLFLALAIVKRCAELVDRTKAVDERISGRGYFGGDLSVLQSLGSGSSFAAVLVLSLYAAQPEVTRLYANPALLWFIGPILLYWLSRMMLLAQRGHMHDDPIIFALRERKSQILILICVLVALAAVKLDMPMGLILPGK; from the coding sequence ATGAGCCTTGAGCAGCTGACCACAGCACAAGCGAGGTCAGACAAGACGCCGCTTTGCGTCGACCTCGATGGGACGCTGATCCACGGCGATCTGCTGTACGAGGCGGTGTTCGCCGCGCTCAAGCGGTCTCCGGGCGCCGCCTTCGAGCTGCTCGGCGCTATGCTGCAAGGACGATTGGCGGTCAAACACGTCCTTGCGCGCGTGGCGCCTTTCGATCCTGCACTCCTTCCCTATCGCACCGACCTCGTTGAATACCTGCGCCAGGAGCGTGCGATGGGTCGCCCGATCCATCTTGTCACAGCTTCGCCCAGAGCCTGGGCGGAGCAAGTTGCCGCGCACATCGGAATCTTCGATGCCGTGTATGGGTCGGAAAGCGTCAACCTGAAGGGTGCAGCCAAGGCGCGCTTCCTCGCCGAGTCCCATCCGGACGGCTACGACTATATCGGCGACGCGAAGGCTGACTTGCACGTCTGGCAAGGTTCGCGCCGCGTGTTGCGCGCCGGTCGCGGGACGCGCCTCCAACTCGCGGACGCGAAAACATCGCATCGCGATTTCCCGACAAACGTTTTCCCGCCCTTCCCGCTGCTGCGAGCGATGAGGCCGCACCAGTGGCTCAAGAACCTGTTGATCTTCCTGCCGCTGTGTGCCTCGCACCAGATCGACAACCTCGGGCTGGTCATTGATTCCGCATTCGCATTCATCGCGTTCTCGTTGACGGCATCGGCCACCTACTTGTTCAACGACCTGCTCGATATCCCGTCGGATCGCGCCCATCCGCGTAAACGCACCCGGCCTTTCGCATCGGGAGCACTGTCCATCCCGGTGGGTGTGGCGGCGGGCGCCATACTGTTCGGCGTGGCGTTGGTGATTGCGGCGATGACCGGGGTCGGCTTCTTGGCTGTACTGATCTGTTATATATTACTCACTGTTGCGTATTCAGTTCGTCTGAAGTTATCTATGTTGATCGATGTGTTCACGCTTGCGACGCTCTACTCCGCCCGCGTCGTTGCGGGCGGGGCCGCGACCGGCGTGCCGCTGTCGATTTGGCTGCTCGCCTTCTCGATGTTCCTGTTCTTGGCGCTGGCGATCGTGAAGCGATGCGCCGAGCTCGTCGACCGTACGAAGGCTGTTGACGAGCGGATTTCGGGGCGCGGATATTTTGGCGGCGATCTATCGGTCCTGCAATCGCTGGGCAGCGGGAGCAGCTTCGCGGCCGTCCTTGTCCTGTCACTCTACGCTGCTCAACCGGAGGTCACTCGCCTTTATGCCAATCCGGCACTGCTGTGGTTTATCGGACCCATACTTCTATACTGGTTAAGTCGGATGATGCTGCTCGCGCAGCGAGGTCACATGCATGATGATCCGATTATCTTCGCTCTTCGTGAGCGAAAGAGTCAAATCCTGATCTTGATTTGCGTCCTAGTGGCGCTCGCGGCGGTTAAGCTCGACATGCCTATGGGATTGATCCTGCCGGGAAAGTGA
- a CDS encoding DMT family transporter: MLVWILLGITVVLTGCAQICLKLGVQSLLAHADPARGALGLVIAFWLEWRLLGGLALYGIATLTWLFVLSRLPLSLAYPFVGLSFVTVAALSVVLLGERIVPLQVAGTVLIALGVVLVAMSGNANPKSAPMMSAAEGNNEP, encoded by the coding sequence ATGCTCGTTTGGATACTCCTCGGGATCACGGTGGTGCTCACCGGGTGCGCGCAGATCTGCCTGAAGCTCGGGGTGCAATCGCTGCTCGCCCATGCCGATCCCGCGCGTGGCGCACTGGGGCTGGTGATCGCTTTCTGGCTGGAATGGCGGCTCCTCGGCGGACTTGCGCTCTACGGTATCGCGACGCTCACGTGGCTCTTTGTGCTGTCACGCCTGCCGTTGTCGCTGGCTTACCCGTTTGTCGGGCTGAGCTTCGTAACAGTTGCGGCACTCTCGGTCGTGCTGCTGGGTGAGCGCATCGTGCCTCTGCAAGTGGCTGGGACGGTGCTGATCGCGCTCGGCGTCGTGCTGGTCGCGATGTCGGGCAACGCGAATCCGAAATCAGCGCCGATGATGTCGGCCGCGGAGGGGAACAATGAGCCTTGA
- the aroB gene encoding 3-dehydroquinate synthase yields the protein MTEPQTNADFLTVHVPLDGGRAYDIRIGRGLIDAAGAPVAALGARRAAIVTDATVGPLYAGRLQDSLERAGLHAGLVTVAPGEGSKSYAGYAQVCDGLLALKVERGDLVVALGGGVVGDLAGFAAATLRRGVRFVQVPTSLLAQVDSSVGGKTGINAPLGKNLIGAFHQPRLVLADTGALDTLSEREMRAGYAEVAKYGLIADPGFFDWCEAHWRGIFSGGPERDEAVAACCRAKAAVVTRDEREDGERALLNLGHTFGHALERLTGYDAGRLVHGEGVAIGMALAFRFSARLGLCAGQDAGRVANHLALAGLPTRLQAVPGGCGDAEAILDAMAQDKKVRDGALTFILARGIGQSFIAPGVERAEVAAFLRDELASDHGG from the coding sequence GTGACCGAGCCCCAGACCAACGCGGATTTCCTGACGGTCCATGTGCCGCTCGATGGCGGCCGTGCCTACGACATCCGGATCGGACGCGGCCTGATCGACGCCGCCGGCGCGCCGGTGGCCGCTCTGGGTGCGCGCCGGGCCGCCATCGTCACCGACGCGACGGTCGGGCCGCTCTACGCCGGGCGCCTGCAGGACAGCCTCGAGCGGGCCGGCCTTCATGCGGGTCTCGTGACGGTCGCGCCGGGGGAGGGCTCGAAATCCTACGCGGGTTACGCGCAGGTCTGCGACGGCCTTCTGGCGCTCAAGGTGGAGCGCGGCGACCTCGTCGTGGCCCTGGGCGGCGGCGTCGTCGGCGATCTCGCCGGCTTCGCGGCGGCGACCCTGCGGCGCGGCGTGCGCTTCGTGCAGGTGCCGACCAGCCTGCTGGCCCAGGTCGATTCCTCGGTGGGCGGAAAGACCGGGATCAACGCACCGCTCGGCAAGAACCTGATCGGCGCGTTCCACCAGCCGCGGCTGGTCCTGGCTGATACCGGAGCCCTCGACACCCTGTCGGAACGCGAGATGCGCGCAGGCTACGCCGAGGTCGCCAAATATGGGCTGATCGCCGATCCCGGCTTCTTCGACTGGTGCGAGGCGCACTGGCGCGGGATCTTTTCCGGCGGCCCGGAACGCGACGAGGCGGTGGCCGCCTGCTGCCGCGCGAAGGCCGCCGTGGTGACCCGCGACGAGCGGGAGGACGGCGAGCGGGCCCTCCTGAATCTCGGCCACACGTTCGGTCACGCCTTGGAGCGCCTGACGGGCTACGATGCCGGCCGGCTGGTGCACGGGGAAGGGGTGGCGATCGGCATGGCGCTGGCCTTCCGGTTCTCGGCCCGGCTCGGCCTCTGCGCCGGACAGGATGCGGGCCGCGTCGCCAACCACCTCGCGCTGGCCGGTCTGCCGACCCGCCTGCAGGCCGTCCCGGGCGGATGCGGCGATGCCGAGGCGATCCTCGACGCCATGGCTCAGGACAAGAAGGTCCGCGACGGCGCGCTCACCTTCATCCTCGCCCGCGGGATTGGCCAGAGCTTCATCGCCCCGGGCGTGGAGCGGGCGGAGGTGGCGGCGTTCCTCCGTGACGAGTTGGCATCTGATCACGGCGGCTGA
- a CDS encoding Rmf/CrpP family protein, with product MESPPNDLDARALGKAAPGKGLAREACPYAEGTEARVLWLSGYDEAVSAGADPVTGGIAKHPAGPER from the coding sequence ATGGAGTCACCCCCCAACGACCTTGACGCGCGCGCGCTCGGCAAGGCCGCGCCCGGCAAGGGTCTGGCCCGCGAGGCCTGTCCATACGCGGAGGGCACGGAGGCGCGCGTGCTCTGGCTGTCCGGCTACGACGAGGCCGTGTCGGCCGGGGCCGATCCCGTGACCGGCGGAATCGCCAAGCATCCGGCGGGCCCTGAGCGCTGA
- a CDS encoding site-specific tyrosine recombinase XerD, with protein sequence MTAVQGSDEGSHAPSSEVADYLDMLAAERGAGLNTLSAYRRDLDDYLGFLARSGIDLPEVDAGTLRAFLVDLEARGLKASSAARRLSCVRGFHKFLYAEGFADADPSVAVSGPRRGRSLPKILSVAEVDRLLGVAQAEASAERAPGAARRARRMVCLLELLYATGLRVSELVALPRAAGATRERYLFIKGKGGRERLVPLTEAARSAMAAHLETVPEDSAWLFPADSESGHLTRQAFARDLKAVALQADLRPDRISPHVLRHAFASHLLQNGADLRIVQELLGHADISTTQIYTHVLDERLKAMVRDLHPLMDG encoded by the coding sequence TTGACCGCGGTCCAAGGCAGCGACGAGGGCTCCCACGCGCCGTCCTCCGAGGTCGCCGACTATCTCGACATGCTGGCCGCGGAGCGCGGTGCCGGTCTCAACACCCTGTCCGCCTACAGGCGGGACCTCGACGATTATCTGGGCTTCCTCGCCCGGTCCGGGATCGACCTTCCGGAGGTGGATGCCGGGACGCTCCGGGCCTTCCTTGTCGATCTCGAGGCGCGGGGGCTGAAGGCGTCCTCGGCGGCGCGGCGGCTGTCCTGCGTGCGCGGCTTTCACAAGTTCCTGTATGCCGAGGGGTTCGCCGATGCCGATCCCAGCGTCGCCGTGTCGGGGCCGCGCCGGGGACGGTCCCTGCCGAAGATCCTGTCCGTCGCGGAGGTCGATCGCCTCCTCGGCGTCGCGCAGGCGGAGGCGTCCGCCGAACGGGCGCCCGGCGCGGCTCGCCGGGCGCGGCGGATGGTCTGCCTGCTCGAATTGCTCTACGCCACCGGCCTGCGCGTGTCCGAACTCGTCGCCCTGCCGCGCGCGGCGGGCGCGACTCGCGAGCGCTACCTGTTCATCAAGGGCAAGGGCGGCCGGGAGCGCCTCGTGCCGCTCACCGAGGCGGCGCGATCCGCCATGGCGGCTCACCTCGAAACGGTCCCTGAGGACTCCGCGTGGCTCTTTCCCGCCGACAGCGAGAGCGGGCATCTCACCCGGCAGGCCTTCGCCCGCGACCTCAAAGCCGTGGCGCTGCAGGCGGACCTGCGTCCGGACCGGATCAGCCCGCACGTGCTACGCCACGCCTTCGCCAGCCATCTCCTGCAGAACGGCGCCGATCTCCGGATCGTCCAGGAACTGCTCGGGCATGCCGACATCTCGACGACGCAGATCTACACGCACGTCCTCGATGAACGATTGAAGGCCATGGTACGGGATCTGCACCCGCTGATGGACGGTTGA
- a CDS encoding shikimate kinase, producing the protein MSEEAAGEPIEARLRRALGLRSIVLVGLMGAGKSTVGRRLASRLGLIFKDADFEIEAAAGLTIPDIFAIYGEPSFRDGEERVIARLLRAGPLVLATGGGAYLRESTRARIAESAISVWLKADLDVLMRRVRKRGNRPLLQTEDPEATMRDLMAVRHPVYAAADVMVISREVSHDRVVQDVLEALDAHLNGEPPVPVAAQ; encoded by the coding sequence ATGAGTGAGGAGGCGGCGGGTGAACCGATCGAGGCGCGCTTGCGCCGGGCGCTTGGCCTGCGCTCGATCGTGCTCGTCGGCCTCATGGGAGCAGGCAAGAGCACGGTCGGCCGCCGCCTCGCGAGCCGCCTGGGCCTGATCTTCAAGGATGCGGACTTCGAGATCGAGGCCGCGGCCGGCCTGACCATCCCCGACATCTTCGCCATCTACGGCGAGCCGAGCTTCCGGGACGGAGAGGAGCGGGTGATCGCGCGGCTGCTCCGGGCCGGGCCCCTGGTGCTGGCCACGGGCGGCGGCGCCTACTTGCGCGAGTCCACCCGCGCGCGCATCGCGGAATCCGCGATCTCGGTCTGGCTCAAGGCCGATCTCGACGTCCTGATGCGACGGGTGCGCAAGCGCGGGAACCGCCCGCTGCTGCAGACTGAGGATCCGGAGGCGACGATGCGCGACCTGATGGCCGTGCGTCACCCGGTCTACGCCGCGGCCGACGTGATGGTCATCTCCCGGGAGGTCTCGCACGACCGCGTCGTCCAGGACGTGCTCGAGGCGCTCGACGCCCATCTCAACGGCGAGCCGCCCGTTCCCGTCGCCGCCCAGTAG
- a CDS encoding MDR family MFS transporter, with translation MHTPPETRRPLVLAAVMAVMFMIAIEATIVSTAMPQIAGQLGDLHLYAWVFASFLLTQTATTVVFGKLSDLYGRRPVLLFGIAVFLAGSLLCGVAWSMPSLILFRLVQGVGAGAIQPVSLTVVGDLYAARERGRIQGYLASVWGISSVAGPLVGGLIIGHLSWPWIFWINLPIGVIAAMLFLRYLHEGVACRSRQIDTIGAALFTAAIAALMMALTEAGESAAAALWPAGGFVVAAILFIVQERRAPDPMLDVRLWMQRPIATANTATLLSGMTVIGLTAFLPMYVQGVLRQSPLVAGLTLTLMVLGWPIGATTAARSFVRFGLRPILLVGASLLPLGAVAFVILGSESSPVVAAGGSIVMGLGMGFLSTAAIVIIQDSVAWAQRGAATASNIFSRNLGSTLGATVLGAVLNYRLAHPTAGPVVDADQLRRLLDDPASLGAGGDAIRDGLQHALHGTFWTVFAVAVLTLLLSLLVPRVAISDGPRELAVE, from the coding sequence ATGCATACACCCCCTGAGACGCGCCGCCCGCTGGTCCTCGCCGCGGTGATGGCGGTGATGTTCATGATCGCCATCGAGGCGACGATCGTCTCGACGGCCATGCCGCAGATCGCCGGCCAGCTCGGCGACCTCCACCTCTACGCCTGGGTGTTCGCGTCCTTCCTGCTGACGCAGACGGCCACCACGGTGGTGTTCGGCAAGCTGTCCGACCTGTACGGACGCCGCCCGGTGCTGCTCTTCGGCATCGCGGTGTTCCTGGCGGGCTCCCTCCTGTGCGGCGTCGCGTGGTCGATGCCGTCTCTGATCCTGTTCCGCCTCGTACAGGGGGTCGGCGCCGGGGCCATCCAGCCGGTGAGCCTCACCGTCGTCGGCGACCTGTACGCGGCGCGCGAGCGCGGCCGGATTCAGGGCTATCTCGCGAGCGTCTGGGGAATCTCGTCGGTGGCCGGTCCTCTCGTCGGCGGCCTGATCATCGGCCATCTCAGCTGGCCGTGGATCTTCTGGATCAACCTGCCCATCGGCGTGATCGCGGCCATGCTGTTCCTGCGCTACCTGCACGAGGGCGTCGCGTGCCGTAGCCGACAGATCGACACGATCGGGGCGGCCCTGTTCACCGCCGCCATCGCGGCCCTCATGATGGCACTGACGGAGGCCGGCGAATCCGCGGCCGCGGCCCTGTGGCCGGCCGGCGGCTTCGTCGTGGCCGCGATCCTGTTCATCGTGCAAGAGCGCCGCGCCCCGGACCCGATGCTCGACGTGCGCCTGTGGATGCAGCGCCCCATCGCCACCGCCAACACCGCGACGCTGCTCTCCGGCATGACGGTGATCGGGCTCACGGCGTTCCTGCCGATGTACGTGCAGGGCGTGCTGCGGCAATCGCCGCTCGTGGCCGGCCTGACGCTGACCCTCATGGTGCTGGGCTGGCCGATCGGCGCCACCACGGCCGCGCGCAGCTTCGTGCGCTTCGGCCTGCGGCCGATCCTGCTGGTCGGCGCGAGCCTGCTGCCGCTCGGCGCGGTCGCCTTCGTGATCCTCGGCTCGGAATCCTCGCCGGTCGTGGCGGCAGGGGGCTCGATCGTGATGGGGCTCGGCATGGGCTTCCTGTCGACCGCCGCCATCGTGATCATCCAGGACAGCGTCGCCTGGGCCCAGCGCGGGGCGGCCACCGCCTCCAACATCTTCTCGCGCAACCTCGGCTCCACACTCGGCGCGACCGTCCTTGGCGCGGTGCTGAACTACAGGCTCGCGCACCCGACGGCCGGCCCGGTGGTCGATGCCGATCAGCTCCGGCGCCTGCTCGACGATCCGGCGAGCCTCGGCGCCGGCGGCGACGCGATCCGCGACGGGCTGCAGCACGCGCTGCACGGCACGTTCTGGACGGTCTTCGCGGTGGCGGTGCTGACCCTGCTCCTGTCGCTCCTCGTGCCCCGGGTGGCGATCTCGGACGGGCCGCGGGAACTGGCGGTGGAATAG
- a CDS encoding MFS transporter, giving the protein MLGNALEFYDFTVYAFFAKPIGEAFFPANDPTHSLLASLALFGIGYVMRPIGGVLIGAFADRAGRKPAMLITIALMALGMLMLAACPPYAAIGGWAQVIVIAGRLVQGLALGGEVGPSTAYLLEAAPPDRRGFVTSWQIASQGCAALFAGIIATCLALAVGDQAMSQWGWRLMFALGLCVVPVGLVIRSHLPETAGADEDPHAAASTLAVVGRLLRDHGRLLGLTFLVIAASTVSNAVGTNMPVFAGATLGLSETAATAVPIALGLASVVFPLLGGWLADRVGRRPVMIWPRALILILAVPAFAWVVRAPSAASVYAVTFLLSALSSINAAAVIVGIPEALPRAVRSAGLSIVYAVSVSVFGGSTNYVVNWLIAATGDRLAPAYYLAAFSLIGTVAAILLPETRGRDLDVDAEA; this is encoded by the coding sequence GTGCTCGGCAACGCACTCGAATTCTACGACTTCACGGTCTACGCCTTCTTCGCCAAGCCGATCGGCGAGGCCTTCTTCCCGGCCAACGACCCGACCCATAGCCTCCTGGCGTCGCTGGCCCTTTTCGGCATCGGCTACGTGATGCGCCCGATCGGCGGCGTGCTGATCGGGGCCTTCGCGGACCGGGCGGGGCGCAAGCCCGCGATGCTGATCACCATCGCGCTGATGGCGCTCGGCATGCTCATGCTGGCGGCCTGCCCGCCCTATGCGGCGATCGGCGGCTGGGCGCAGGTCATCGTCATCGCGGGACGCCTCGTCCAGGGCCTCGCGCTGGGTGGCGAGGTCGGCCCGTCCACGGCGTACCTGCTGGAGGCCGCGCCGCCGGACCGGCGCGGCTTCGTCACGAGCTGGCAGATCGCCAGCCAGGGCTGTGCCGCTCTGTTCGCCGGGATCATCGCGACATGCCTAGCCCTGGCGGTCGGCGACCAGGCCATGAGCCAGTGGGGCTGGCGCCTGATGTTCGCGCTCGGCCTGTGCGTCGTGCCGGTCGGGCTCGTCATCCGCAGCCATCTGCCGGAGACGGCCGGGGCCGACGAGGATCCGCACGCGGCGGCCTCGACCCTGGCGGTGGTCGGACGGCTGCTGCGGGATCACGGACGCCTGCTGGGCCTGACTTTCCTCGTCATCGCCGCCTCGACGGTCTCCAACGCGGTCGGAACCAACATGCCGGTCTTCGCCGGCGCGACGCTGGGCCTGAGCGAGACGGCTGCCACGGCGGTGCCGATCGCGCTCGGGCTTGCCTCGGTGGTGTTTCCCCTGCTGGGCGGCTGGCTGGCCGATCGCGTCGGCCGGCGCCCGGTCATGATCTGGCCCCGCGCGCTGATCCTGATCCTGGCCGTGCCGGCTTTCGCCTGGGTGGTGCGGGCGCCGAGCGCCGCGAGCGTCTACGCGGTCACCTTCCTGCTCTCGGCCCTGTCGTCGATCAACGCCGCGGCGGTGATCGTCGGCATTCCGGAGGCGCTTCCGCGGGCGGTGCGCAGCGCCGGCCTGTCGATTGTCTACGCGGTCTCGGTCTCGGTCTTCGGCGGCAGCACCAACTACGTGGTCAACTGGCTCATCGCCGCGACCGGGGACCGGCTGGCGCCGGCCTATTACCTCGCCGCCTTCAGCCTGATCGGAACGGTGGCGGCAATCCTCCTGCCCGAGACGCGCGGGCGCGATCTCGACGTAGACGCGGAAGCCTGA
- the xseA gene encoding exodeoxyribonuclease VII large subunit translates to MPLVPPPRPAAQPAADVPPTSVLTANQPEWTVGELAGALKRTLEDAFGHVRLRGEISGYRGQHGSGHAYFSLKDGQARIDAVVWKGVFGRLRQRPQEGLEVIATGRITTFAGKSSYQIVVESLEPAGLGAWMALLEERKKQLAAEGLFAPEHKRAIPYLPRVVGVVTSPTGAVIRDILHRLEDRFPRPVLVWPVRVQGDGAAEEVAAAIRGFNALPPGGRMPRPDVLIVARGGGSIEDLWAFNEECVVRAAFESAIPLISAVGHETDTTLIDYVSDRRAPTPTGAAEMAVPVRVDLIATVADLSARGTGAVGRRIERDRADLRALGRALPGADALLAAKRQRLDLAEARLSPALAAGASRHRARLQLLLDRMARRSPDVAVANARARLARIDHRPLHALRNDVQRKGETLVQLGRRLVVAREASLERARALQARRTDRLLALSERLAHAAARGLERRRDRLDGLASLLGSLSYHAVLERGYVLVRDAAGLPVRRAADAAAAERLSLQFADGTVEALPQGSTDPAPSARQARRGGAGAPSAPGRRSAAATGSARQGSLFDA, encoded by the coding sequence ATGCCCCTCGTTCCGCCCCCGCGCCCCGCAGCCCAGCCAGCGGCGGATGTCCCGCCGACCAGCGTGCTCACCGCCAACCAGCCGGAATGGACGGTCGGCGAGCTGGCGGGCGCCCTGAAGCGCACCCTCGAAGATGCGTTCGGCCACGTGCGGCTGCGCGGCGAGATCTCGGGCTATCGGGGGCAGCACGGCTCCGGCCACGCCTACTTCTCCCTCAAGGATGGGCAGGCGCGCATCGACGCCGTGGTCTGGAAGGGCGTGTTCGGACGTCTGCGCCAGCGGCCCCAGGAGGGGCTTGAGGTCATCGCCACCGGGCGGATCACCACCTTCGCGGGAAAATCCTCGTACCAGATCGTGGTCGAGAGCCTGGAGCCGGCAGGCCTCGGCGCCTGGATGGCCCTGCTGGAGGAGCGCAAGAAGCAGCTCGCCGCCGAGGGCTTGTTCGCCCCCGAGCACAAGCGCGCGATTCCCTACCTGCCGCGGGTCGTGGGCGTCGTCACCTCGCCCACCGGCGCGGTGATCCGCGACATCCTCCACCGGCTGGAGGACCGGTTTCCCCGCCCGGTCCTGGTCTGGCCGGTGCGGGTACAGGGCGATGGCGCCGCCGAGGAGGTGGCCGCCGCGATCCGGGGCTTCAACGCGCTTCCGCCCGGCGGTCGGATGCCGCGCCCCGATGTCCTGATCGTGGCTCGCGGCGGCGGCTCGATCGAGGATCTCTGGGCCTTCAACGAGGAATGCGTGGTCCGCGCGGCGTTCGAGAGCGCGATCCCGCTGATCTCCGCGGTCGGGCACGAGACCGATACGACACTGATCGATTACGTCTCCGACCGCCGCGCCCCGACCCCGACCGGGGCCGCCGAGATGGCCGTGCCGGTCCGCGTCGACCTCATCGCCACCGTGGCCGACCTGTCGGCGCGCGGAACCGGCGCGGTCGGACGTAGGATCGAGCGTGACCGGGCGGACCTGCGCGCCCTCGGTCGCGCCCTGCCAGGCGCCGATGCCCTGCTGGCGGCCAAGCGCCAGCGGCTCGACCTCGCCGAGGCGCGCCTCTCGCCGGCGCTGGCGGCGGGGGCCAGCCGGCACCGGGCGCGGCTCCAGCTCCTCCTCGACCGGATGGCCCGGCGCTCGCCGGACGTGGCGGTGGCCAATGCCCGCGCGCGGCTGGCGCGGATCGACCACCGGCCGCTGCACGCCCTGCGCAACGACGTCCAGCGCAAAGGCGAGACCCTGGTCCAGCTCGGGCGTCGCCTCGTCGTCGCCCGGGAGGCGAGCCTGGAGCGGGCGCGGGCGCTGCAGGCGCGCCGCACCGACCGCCTCCTCGCTCTGTCTGAGCGCCTTGCCCATGCGGCCGCCCGCGGCCTCGAACGGCGCCGCGACCGTCTGGACGGCCTGGCCAGCCTGCTGGGCTCGCTCAGCTACCATGCCGTTCTGGAACGGGGCTACGTGCTGGTGCGCGACGCCGCGGGGCTGCCGGTCCGGCGCGCCGCGGATGCGGCCGCTGCCGAACGCCTCAGCCTGCAATTCGCCGACGGGACCGTCGAGGCCTTGCCCCAGGGATCGACCGACCCGGCACCCTCGGCGCGACAAGCCCGGCGCGGCGGTGCCGGCGCGCCATCGGCGCCGGGCAGGCGGAGCGCCGCGGCGACCGGGTCGGCGCGGCAGGGCTCGCTGTTCGACGCCTGA